CCACGAGGCTGATCGTGGTGGCGAGGTTGTCCCACACGCTGTTGCGCCGCAGCGCCGCGACGATCCCGGCGGGCAGGCCGATGATCAGGGCGAAGAGCAGCGCGGAGACGGCGAGTTCGGCGGTGGCGGGAAAGCGGGCGGCGAGTTCGTCGCGCACCGGGATGTTGCTCTTGATGCCGCTGCCGAGGTCGCCCTGCACGAGTTGCCCCACGTACTTGGGGAACTGGGCGTCGAGCAATCTGGCGGGGTCTTTGTAGTTGATGAACCACGGCTTGTTGAGCCCGAGCTGCTCGCGCAGGGCGGCGCTGGCCTGGGGGGTGGCGCGCTCGCCGAGCAGGGCGGTGGCGGGGTCGCCGGGAATCGAGCGCACGAAGGCGAACACGACCACGCTGATCCCGACGATCACCAGCAGGGTCCGCAGCACGCGGCGGATCAGGTAACTGCCCAAAGGGAAGACGCCTCCTTTCTGGGAGAAGGGGTGCGGGGCGGGCCCGTTGCTCTGCCCGCCCCGCACCCGACGTTTGCCTCGTTTACCGCTTGCCGACCACGCTGATCGTGTTGAAGGGCTCGCTGCCCAGCGGGCTCGGCACCCACCCCTTGACGTAGGTGCGCGCGGCGGCGAGCGGCTGGCTGTGAACGACCGGGATGCGGTAGTTCGCGCCGTACGTGATCTCGTGAATCTGCGCGTAGACCTTGGCCTTGTCGGCCTGCGACACGGCGGCGCGGCCCTGCTCGAGCAGGCGCTGGAGCTGCGGCGGGTTCCAGTTGATGTCGTCCGAGGCGGTCGCCCCGTAGTACGCGCTGTAGAAGTTGTCGGGATCGCCGTAGTCCCCGGTCCAGCCGATCATGTACATGTCGAAGCCGGGTTCCTTGTTGCGGTCTTCGAGGTACTTCGCCCAGTCCTCGGTCTTGAGGTTCACCTTGATCCCGATGGCGCTGAGGTCGGCGGCGATGGCCTCGGCGATGGGCTTGGGGCTCGGGAAGTACGGGCGGCTGACCGGCATGTACCACAGGTCGATGGACAGGCCGTTCGGGTAACCCGCGTCCGCGAGCATCTTCTTGGCGGCCTGGGGGTCGAACTTGTAGTCGGCGGGCACGTTCTTCGAGTTCGCCCACGCCAGCACCGGCGGCACGAATGAGGCGTTGCTGATGCCCAGCCCCGGCCAGAAGGCCTCCACGATGGCGTCCTTGTTGATCGCCATGGAGATCGCCTGCCGGACTTTGTCGTTCTTGAGGTACTGGTTGCGGTTGTTCAGGCTCACGAAGCCCACGTTGAAGGAGGGCCGCTTCACCGCCACGAGGTTGCGGTCGGCCTGCACGCTCTTGAGGGCCTCGGGCGTCAGGTCGTTGGTAAAGTCGATGGTCCCAGCCTTGAGCTCGTTCAGCCGCTGCGAGGGGTCCTTGATCGCCCGGATCACGAGCTGGTCCACCTTGGCCTTCTCGCCCCAGTACAGCTTGTTGGGAAGCAGGGTCACCCGGTCACCCGTGCGCCACGCCTGGAAGATGAAGGGACCCGTGCCGACGGGCCTACTCGCGGGCGTGCCGTATTTCGCGCCGTCCTTGCGGATGGCGGTGGGGCTGGCGATGCCGAAATACCCGGCGGCCATCACGTTCGGGAACACGCTGGAGGGCTTGTTGAGGTCGAAGCGCACCGTCGTGTCGCCCACCTTCACGATGTTCTTGATGACGGCGGTGGCATCACCCTTGTACCCGCCGAGCAGCTCGCCCACGATCTCGAAGGTGCGGCCCTGGTCGCGGAAGCCGTAGGGGTGCTTGGGGTCCCACCAGCGGCTCACGTTGAAGACCACCGCGTCCGCGTTCATCGGCGTGCCGTCGTGGAAGCGCACGCCCGGACGCAGGGTGAAGGTCCACTGCGTCGCGTTCGCGTTGCTCTTCCAGCTCGTCGCCAGCCCGGGGGTGAGGTCGGTCGTGCCCTCCTTGAAGTCCACCAGGGTGTCGTAGATCTGGCGCTGCACCAGGATCGAGATGCCGTCGGTGATGTTCCCCGGCTCCAGGCTGACGGGATCACCGTTCGCGCCGAAGACGAGGGTCGCCGCGCCCGCAGAGGGCAGGGCGGCGAGCAGGGCGGTCAGAAGCACTTTCTTCATGAAGCCTCCAGGGGCCGCCCCACGTCCGCGCCGGACCACCGGGGGTGGGTGACGCTCGGACGTGAGGGGTGGGTAAAGGGCCAGCGTGGATTCAGGGTAGGGGCCCCCCCGGGTGGTGTCAAGGCGAACGCCTCCCGGCCCCTCAGGGCTGCGGGGTCAGGTCGCCCAGCGCCGCGCTCGTCCGCGCCGGGCCCAGGGTGGCCGACCCCTCGGCGCGCGGCTCGTGCGGCTCCCCGTACACGCCGTTGCCGTCCCGGTCGCGCCCGCCGACCACCCGGAAGGTGCCGTCCGGCAGGAACGCGCTGAAGCGGCCCAGGGGGTCGAGCGCGGGCTGGAAGGCGTTCCCGCGCGCGTCCTGCATCCGCACGCCGAGGGTGTCGCTCACCGCCGGGGCGCCGAGGGCCGCCGCCGCGTTGACCATCCCGAAGCCGAACTGCTCATCGCGCCCCACCGGGCCGAGGTCGGTGGCCGTCGCCACCAGCCGGGCGAGCGTGTCCTCGCGGCCCGCCGTGACCCCCTTGCTCAGCAGCAGCGCGGCGAGGGCGCTCACCTGCGGGGCGGCCTGACTCGTGCCCGACTCGGCGAGGTAGACGGGCGCGTCCCCCGCGTAGTCCCACTCGGTCGAGAGGATCAGGTCCGGGAAGGGCTGGCCGTTCAGGGTCCCGCCCCCGAAAAAGGTCGCGCCCTGCGGGTCCACCCCGCCCGGTGCCGCGAGGGCGACCTGCGGGTAGCTGTTGCTGTAGGCGGCCCGCTCCGGGGCGCTCGCCCCCGAGAGGGTCACGCTGGCGACCGCCACCGCCCCCTCGCAGGCGGCGGGGTAATAGGGCGTCGTCCCGTATCCGTTCCCCGCCGCCGCGACCACGAGTGCGCCCGCCCTCGCCGCGTCGGCCACGGCGTCGCACAGGGGCCGGGCCGTCGCCGCGTCCACGTCCCCGCCCAGGCTGAGGTTGACGACCTGCGCCGGGTGGGGGTTGGTGTGCGTCTGGCCGTCCAGGGTCACCGCCAGGCCCGCCGCGTAGCGCACGGCGAGGGCCACGTCCGCGATCTCGGCGCCCCCCGAGGCGTCGATGGCGCGCACCGGGAGCACCTTGACGGGCGCGCGGTAGACCGCCCCCACCACCCCGCTCGTGCTGCACTCCGGGCAGGCCTGCCGGTTCTCGCCCCAGCGGGCCGCGATGATGCCGCTGACGTGGGTGCCGTGGCTGCCCTGGGTACGGCCGGGCGTGTCGGGGTCGGTGGGGTCGAGGTCCGGGCCGTCCCCGTCGCCGTTGTCGTAGCCTGCCGCGTCGGGGGCCGCCGCCTGGAAGCCCAGCACGTCGAGCGCCCCGTCCCCCGGCCCGTACAGTTGCCCCTCCAGGTCGGGGTGGTCGTAGCGCACGCCGGAGTCCACCACGGCCACCGTGACGGGCCGGGTGTACGCGCCCCCCTCCATGTCGCGCCACACGCTCCCGTACCCGAGCAGGCGGGAACTCCATTGCAGCCCCGCGTACTGGTCCGTCGGCACGACCGGGGCGGCCTGGGCCCGCAGGACGGCGTTGGGCACGGCGTATTCGACGTCGGGGTCGGCCCGCAGCGCCCGCAGGGCCCCCTCCACGTCCCGCGTCTCCAGCCGCACGGCCCGCCCGCCGAGGTCACGCCGGGAGGAGGGCGGCACGTTCAGCCGCGCCAGGGTGTCCCGCGTGAGCTCCCGCGCGGCCCCGCCCCGCCCGAGCGCGACCGACTGCGCCGCCGCCGAGCGGTACTTCACGATGACGCCGCGCGCCTGCGGGGTCGGGGCCGGGGTCGCCTCCGCCCGCAGGCCCACGTCCGCTCCCTGGGCCTGCGCCGCGTCCACCACCCGCCCGGTCAGGGTGTACTGGTCGGCGGTGACCGTCCACGTCGCGCGTCCGCTCTCCTGCCCGCGCTGCCACGCGACGGTGATCTGGCCGCTCAGCCTCGCCTGGTCCGCCGCCGTCCGGGTCGCCTGCCCCCGGTCCGCCGTCACGGTCAGCCGCACGTCGCCCGTCCCCTTCGGGGGCGAGACGGTGAGCCAGGAGGGCACCCCCTCCACGGTCCAACTCCCCGCGAAGGCCTGGACCGTCGGGAGACTCAGCCGCGTGCCGAGGTCGACCGTTCGCGGGGGAATGCTGGAGGGCGCCTGGGTACAGGCGCAGAGCAGGAGGGCGGCGGTGAGCAGGACGGGGAGACGGTTCATGCGTTCCCAGGATGCCGCAGCGGGGCGGGCGGTGTGTGAAGATGCGCCGGGGCCCCCACAATGGGGGCGTGCCCAGCGGACGCGTCCACAACCTCATCAACATCGCCGCCTACAGCGTTCTTGCCGCGGGGGTCCTGCTCGCTTCCCGGGCGGGGCTCGTTACCGTGACGCCCGTGCAGGCGCTGAACTTCACCCTCGGCTTCGCGGCGGGCACCTTCCTCCTCTCGCCCGACCTCGACCTCGCGGAGGGGCGGGTGGACAGCAAGCGCCACTGGGGCCTGCTCGGCATCCTGTGGGTGCCCTACGGCATGATCTTCAGCCACCGGGGCTTATCCCACACCTGGGTCGTCGGCCCGCTCACCCGCCTCGCGTACGTCGCCGTGGTCGTCGCCCTCGTCGTCGGGTTGCTGCGCACCTTCGTGCCGGGGGTGCCTCTGCCGGGCATTCCCGAGCCGATCAGCCTCAAGTTCCTCGTCCCCATCCTGCTGGGCTACTACCTCAGCCAGTGGCTCCACCTCATCGCCGACGGGGTAAGGCCCGACCACGGGATGCGGCGGGGGATGCGGAAGCTGGGGAGGTGAGGGGACGGGGGTGGGCTCCTCAGCGGTCGACCGCCGCGTAGGTGCCCAGGGCGATCATCGCGCCACCCGAGGCCACCCTCTGCCCGCGTTGAAAACGGGCGTTCAGCCGCAGGCGTGACCCCAGCGGCCCGGCGAACGCGGCGACGAGCAGGTCAGCGAGCGTGTTGAGCACGACCGAGGTCGTCCCGAGGAGCAC
This Deinococcus aestuarii DNA region includes the following protein-coding sequences:
- a CDS encoding ABC transporter substrate-binding protein, which produces MKKVLLTALLAALPSAGAATLVFGANGDPVSLEPGNITDGISILVQRQIYDTLVDFKEGTTDLTPGLATSWKSNANATQWTFTLRPGVRFHDGTPMNADAVVFNVSRWWDPKHPYGFRDQGRTFEIVGELLGGYKGDATAVIKNIVKVGDTTVRFDLNKPSSVFPNVMAAGYFGIASPTAIRKDGAKYGTPASRPVGTGPFIFQAWRTGDRVTLLPNKLYWGEKAKVDQLVIRAIKDPSQRLNELKAGTIDFTNDLTPEALKSVQADRNLVAVKRPSFNVGFVSLNNRNQYLKNDKVRQAISMAINKDAIVEAFWPGLGISNASFVPPVLAWANSKNVPADYKFDPQAAKKMLADAGYPNGLSIDLWYMPVSRPYFPSPKPIAEAIAADLSAIGIKVNLKTEDWAKYLEDRNKEPGFDMYMIGWTGDYGDPDNFYSAYYGATASDDINWNPPQLQRLLEQGRAAVSQADKAKVYAQIHEITYGANYRIPVVHSQPLAAARTYVKGWVPSPLGSEPFNTISVVGKR
- a CDS encoding S8 family serine peptidase, coding for MNRLPVLLTAALLLCACTQAPSSIPPRTVDLGTRLSLPTVQAFAGSWTVEGVPSWLTVSPPKGTGDVRLTVTADRGQATRTAADQARLSGQITVAWQRGQESGRATWTVTADQYTLTGRVVDAAQAQGADVGLRAEATPAPTPQARGVIVKYRSAAAQSVALGRGGAARELTRDTLARLNVPPSSRRDLGGRAVRLETRDVEGALRALRADPDVEYAVPNAVLRAQAAPVVPTDQYAGLQWSSRLLGYGSVWRDMEGGAYTRPVTVAVVDSGVRYDHPDLEGQLYGPGDGALDVLGFQAAAPDAAGYDNGDGDGPDLDPTDPDTPGRTQGSHGTHVSGIIAARWGENRQACPECSTSGVVGAVYRAPVKVLPVRAIDASGGAEIADVALAVRYAAGLAVTLDGQTHTNPHPAQVVNLSLGGDVDAATARPLCDAVADAARAGALVVAAAGNGYGTTPYYPAACEGAVAVASVTLSGASAPERAAYSNSYPQVALAAPGGVDPQGATFFGGGTLNGQPFPDLILSTEWDYAGDAPVYLAESGTSQAAPQVSALAALLLSKGVTAGREDTLARLVATATDLGPVGRDEQFGFGMVNAAAALGAPAVSDTLGVRMQDARGNAFQPALDPLGRFSAFLPDGTFRVVGGRDRDGNGVYGEPHEPRAEGSATLGPARTSAALGDLTPQP
- a CDS encoding DUF2227 family putative metal-binding protein, translating into MPSGRVHNLINIAAYSVLAAGVLLASRAGLVTVTPVQALNFTLGFAAGTFLLSPDLDLAEGRVDSKRHWGLLGILWVPYGMIFSHRGLSHTWVVGPLTRLAYVAVVVALVVGLLRTFVPGVPLPGIPEPISLKFLVPILLGYYLSQWLHLIADGVRPDHGMRRGMRKLGR